In one window of Streptomyces sp. FXJ1.172 DNA:
- the ilvD gene encoding dihydroxy-acid dehydratase, with protein MPELRSRTVTHGRNMAGARALMRASGVPGADIGRKPIIAVANSFTEFVPGHTHLQPVGRIVSEAITEAGGIPREFNTIAVDDGIAMGHGGMLYSLPSRDLIADSVEYMVEAHCADALVCISNCDKITPGMLLAALRLNIPTVFVSGGPMESGRATLVDGTVRTLDLVDAISDAVNDKISDEDILRIEENACPTCGSCSGMFTANSMNCLTEAIGLSLPGNGSVLATHTARRQLYVDAARTVMDLTRRYYEQDDESVLPLNIATFQAFENAMALDIAMGGSTNTILHLLAAAQEAGVPFGLEQIDAVSRRVPCLAKVAPNVAKNRTYYMEDVHRAGGIPALLGELHRAGLLNEDVHAVHSPSLSDWLKTWDVRGGSPSPEAVELWHAAPGCVRSAEAFSQSERWQALDEDAEGGCIRSVEHAYSKDGGLAVLKGNLAVDGCVVKTAGVDESIWTFEGPAVVCESQEEAVQRILTQEVKDGDVVVIRYEGPKGGPGMQEMLYPTSYLKGRGLGKTCALITDGRFSGGTSGLSIGHASPEAASGGTIALVQDGDRIRIDIPNRTIELLVDEAELARREQSLNGVHAPRNRDRKVSAALRAYAAMATSADKGAVRDVSKLG; from the coding sequence ATGCCCGAGCTGAGGTCCCGCACAGTCACCCACGGCCGCAACATGGCGGGCGCCCGCGCCCTGATGCGCGCCTCCGGTGTACCCGGTGCGGACATCGGCCGGAAGCCGATCATCGCGGTCGCGAACTCCTTCACCGAGTTCGTGCCGGGCCACACCCACCTCCAGCCGGTCGGCCGCATCGTCAGCGAGGCGATCACGGAGGCGGGCGGCATCCCGCGCGAGTTCAACACGATCGCCGTGGACGACGGCATCGCCATGGGCCACGGCGGCATGCTCTACTCCCTGCCTTCCCGCGACCTGATCGCGGACAGCGTGGAGTACATGGTCGAGGCGCACTGCGCCGACGCCCTGGTCTGCATCTCCAACTGCGACAAGATCACCCCGGGCATGCTCCTTGCGGCCCTGCGCCTGAACATCCCGACGGTCTTCGTCTCCGGCGGCCCGATGGAGTCCGGCCGGGCCACGCTGGTCGACGGCACGGTCCGTACGCTCGACCTGGTCGACGCGATCTCCGACGCCGTCAACGACAAGATCTCCGACGAGGACATCCTCCGGATCGAGGAGAACGCCTGCCCGACCTGCGGCAGCTGTTCCGGCATGTTCACCGCCAACTCGATGAACTGCCTGACCGAGGCGATCGGCCTGTCCCTGCCCGGCAACGGCTCGGTCCTCGCCACCCACACCGCGCGCAGGCAGCTCTACGTCGACGCGGCCCGCACGGTCATGGACCTCACCCGCCGCTACTACGAGCAGGACGACGAGTCGGTCCTCCCCCTCAACATCGCCACCTTCCAGGCCTTCGAGAACGCCATGGCCCTGGACATCGCGATGGGCGGCTCCACCAACACGATCCTGCACCTGCTGGCCGCCGCCCAGGAGGCGGGCGTCCCCTTCGGCCTGGAGCAGATCGACGCCGTCTCGCGCCGGGTGCCGTGCCTGGCGAAGGTGGCCCCGAACGTCGCGAAGAACCGCACGTACTACATGGAGGACGTGCACCGCGCCGGCGGCATCCCGGCCCTGCTCGGCGAGCTGCACCGCGCGGGCCTGCTCAACGAGGACGTGCACGCGGTCCACAGCCCGTCGCTGTCCGACTGGCTGAAGACCTGGGACGTCCGCGGCGGCTCGCCCTCGCCCGAGGCGGTCGAGCTGTGGCACGCGGCCCCCGGCTGTGTCCGCTCCGCCGAGGCCTTCTCCCAGTCCGAGCGCTGGCAGGCCCTGGACGAGGACGCCGAGGGCGGCTGCATCCGCTCCGTCGAGCACGCGTACTCCAAGGACGGCGGCCTCGCGGTCCTCAAGGGCAACCTCGCGGTCGACGGCTGTGTGGTGAAGACGGCCGGCGTGGACGAGTCGATCTGGACCTTCGAGGGCCCCGCGGTCGTCTGCGAGTCCCAGGAGGAGGCCGTCCAGCGCATCCTCACCCAGGAGGTCAAGGACGGCGACGTCGTCGTCATCCGCTACGAGGGCCCCAAGGGCGGCCCCGGCATGCAGGAGATGCTGTACCCGACCTCGTACCTGAAGGGCCGCGGCCTGGGCAAGACCTGCGCCCTGATCACCGACGGCCGCTTCTCCGGCGGCACCTCGGGCCTGTCCATCGGCCACGCCTCCCCCGAGGCGGCCTCCGGCGGCACCATCGCCCTGGTCCAGGACGGCGACCGCATCCGCATCGACATCCCGAACCGCACGATCGAGCTGCTGGTGGACGAGGCCGAACTGGCCCGCCGCGAGCAGTCCCTGAACGGCGTCCACGCCCCCAGGAACCGCGACCGCAAGGTCTCCGCCGCCCTGCGCGCCTACGCGGCGATGGCGACCAGCGCGGACAAGGGCGCGGTGCGCGACGTCTCCAAGCTGGGCTGA
- a CDS encoding TetR/AcrR family transcriptional regulator, whose amino-acid sequence MNETPPLPDATRPPSGEALPPSGEAPPPSGETPSPSGKAARRRGRPPRTESAGTRDRILTAAREEFSERGYEKTSVRGIAKAAGVDSALVHHYFGTKEQVFEAAVAVAVAPALDAPVAIADGRLDGVGERLTRFFFGVWENPTTRTPLLAIVRSAVNNDTAAAVFRRLIASQLLRRIAVQVDLPDPELRAELAAAQLVGVAMVRYVIKLEPLASADLEQIIARVAPVVQRHLTDR is encoded by the coding sequence ATGAACGAGACCCCGCCGCTCCCCGACGCGACCCGGCCTCCGTCCGGCGAGGCCCTGCCTCCGTCCGGCGAGGCCCCGCCTCCCTCCGGCGAGACGCCGTCTCCCTCCGGGAAGGCCGCCCGCAGAAGGGGCAGACCCCCGCGCACGGAGTCCGCCGGCACCCGCGACCGCATCCTCACCGCGGCCCGCGAGGAGTTCTCCGAGCGCGGCTACGAGAAGACGTCCGTCCGCGGCATCGCCAAGGCGGCCGGCGTCGACTCCGCCCTCGTCCACCACTACTTCGGCACCAAGGAACAGGTCTTCGAGGCGGCCGTCGCCGTGGCCGTCGCGCCCGCGCTCGACGCGCCGGTGGCGATCGCCGACGGCCGGCTGGACGGGGTGGGCGAGCGGCTGACCCGCTTCTTCTTCGGCGTGTGGGAGAACCCCACGACCCGTACCCCGCTGCTGGCCATCGTCCGCTCGGCCGTCAACAACGACACCGCGGCCGCCGTGTTCCGCCGGCTGATCGCCTCCCAGCTGCTGCGCCGGATCGCCGTCCAGGTGGACCTGCCGGACCCGGAGCTGCGTGCCGAGCTGGCCGCCGCCCAGCTGGTGGGCGTGGCGATGGTGCGCTACGTGATCAAGCTGGAGCCGCTGGCGTCGGCGGACCTGGAGCAGATCATCGCGCGCGTCGCCCCCGTCGTACAGCGCCACCTCACGGACAGGTGA
- a CDS encoding sugar phosphate isomerase/epimerase family protein has translation MAEPRDVPVALSTASVYPESTATAFEIAARLGYDGVEVMVWTDPVSQDIEALRRLSDYHGIPVLAVHAPCLLITQRVWSTDPWVKLQRARAAAEKLGASTVVVHPPFRWQRQYARDFVDGIWRMADETDVRFAVENMYPWRYRDREMLAYAPDWDVTQHDYRHFTIDLSHTATARTDALEMIDRMGDRLGHVHLADGKGSAKDEHLVPGRGTQPCAELLEHLTLSGFDGHVVIEVNTRRAMSSAEREADLAEALAFTRKHLASAVRVPRP, from the coding sequence GTGGCTGAACCAAGGGACGTGCCCGTCGCGCTGTCGACAGCCTCCGTCTACCCGGAGTCCACGGCGACGGCCTTCGAGATCGCCGCGCGCCTCGGGTACGACGGTGTCGAGGTCATGGTCTGGACCGACCCGGTCAGCCAGGACATCGAGGCGCTGCGCCGCCTGTCGGACTACCACGGCATCCCGGTCCTGGCCGTCCACGCCCCCTGTCTGCTGATCACCCAGCGGGTCTGGTCGACCGACCCCTGGGTCAAGCTGCAGCGGGCCCGGGCGGCCGCCGAGAAGCTGGGTGCCTCCACCGTCGTCGTCCACCCGCCCTTCCGCTGGCAGCGGCAGTACGCGCGCGACTTCGTCGACGGGATCTGGCGGATGGCGGACGAGACGGACGTACGGTTCGCCGTCGAGAACATGTACCCCTGGCGCTACCGCGACCGCGAGATGCTCGCGTACGCCCCCGACTGGGACGTCACCCAGCACGACTACCGGCACTTCACGATCGACCTCAGCCATACGGCGACGGCCCGCACCGACGCCCTGGAGATGATCGACCGCATGGGCGACCGGCTCGGCCACGTCCACCTCGCCGACGGCAAGGGCTCCGCCAAGGACGAGCACCTGGTGCCCGGCCGCGGCACCCAGCCCTGCGCCGAGCTGCTGGAACACCTGACCCTCTCCGGCTTCGACGGCCATGTCGTCATCGAGGTCAACACCCGGCGCGCGATGTCCAGCGCCGAGCGCGAGGCGGACCTCGCCGAGGCCCTGGCCTTCACCCGTAAACACCTGGCCTCGGCGGTACGGGTGCCACGGCCATGA
- a CDS encoding Ppx/GppA phosphatase family protein: MRLGVLDVGSNTVHLLVVDAHPGARPLPAHSHKADLRLAQLLDDSGAIGDDGIHKLVAVVQDALQAAEDKGVEDLLPFATSAVREAVNADDVLARVEAETGVRLQVLAGAEEARLTFLAVRRWFGWSAGKLLVLDIGGGSLEIAYGIDEEPDAAVSLPLGAGRLTAGWLPGDPPAPEDVRALRRHVRTEIARTVGEFSRRGAPDHVVATSKTFKQLARIAGAARSAEGLYVQRELKRESLEAWVPRLAGMTAEQRGELPGVSEGRAGQLLAGALVAEAAMDLFGVESLEVCPWALREGVILRRLDHMGSA; the protein is encoded by the coding sequence ATGAGACTCGGTGTCCTGGACGTGGGTTCGAACACGGTGCATCTGCTGGTGGTGGACGCCCACCCCGGCGCGCGCCCGCTGCCCGCGCATTCGCACAAGGCCGATCTTCGGCTCGCCCAACTCCTCGACGACAGCGGTGCCATCGGCGACGACGGCATCCACAAGCTGGTCGCCGTCGTACAGGACGCGCTCCAGGCCGCCGAGGACAAGGGCGTCGAGGACCTGCTGCCGTTCGCGACCTCCGCCGTCCGCGAGGCGGTCAACGCCGACGACGTCCTCGCGCGCGTGGAGGCCGAGACCGGCGTACGGCTCCAGGTCCTCGCCGGCGCGGAGGAGGCGCGTCTGACCTTCCTCGCCGTCCGCCGCTGGTTCGGCTGGTCCGCCGGAAAGCTGCTGGTCCTGGACATCGGCGGCGGCTCCCTGGAGATCGCGTACGGCATAGACGAGGAGCCGGACGCCGCCGTCTCCCTGCCGCTCGGCGCCGGCCGGCTCACCGCGGGCTGGCTGCCCGGCGACCCGCCCGCCCCCGAGGACGTCCGGGCGCTGCGCCGCCATGTGCGCACGGAGATCGCCCGCACGGTCGGCGAATTCAGCCGCAGAGGCGCCCCCGACCACGTGGTCGCCACCTCCAAGACCTTCAAGCAGCTGGCCCGCATCGCCGGCGCCGCGCGCAGCGCCGAGGGCCTCTACGTCCAGCGCGAACTCAAACGCGAGTCCCTGGAGGCCTGGGTTCCCCGCCTGGCCGGCATGACGGCGGAGCAGCGCGGCGAACTGCCGGGAGTCTCGGAGGGCAGGGCGGGCCAGCTCCTCGCCGGCGCCCTGGTGGCGGAGGCCGCGATGGACCTCTTCGGCGTGGAGAGCCTGGAGGTGTGCCCGTGGGCCCTGCGCGAGGGCGTGATCCTCCGGCGGCTCGATCACATGGGTTCGGCGTGA
- a CDS encoding BACON domain-containing protein: MMSSSPETTTRTTGAHRAHGEAREAREAREARDRAAARTLAHRPPARYEPYLDGLFTYCLSVLCDHDAATAALGDVLALAERRAHRVPEAAADRRAWLYALARWACLRGLAEAKQKRQANHAAGRSGAASRVPEPSLAPEVQERRRRELGLLAWPEAAGTTPEQREALELAVRHHLTAHEVAAVLGMAPGTARDLLASAACEVERTRAALAVVETGGCPGVAHLTGDSGLVLSAALRRELVRHVDNCPRCRRTAERADPGRWPGATVTPAELPVLEAPRAALHVALAHHPRARGAAVPRFDRRGFPMDPKDRAARRDRLRARAVTTTVVATVVAAPVLALWAAYRGAPTADGDGPSPTAREAQGPDALAGDQGGGYENAGNASPKPGARAGDNGKADVSVQVVSVGGAGAKGAGRLDVGAVNDGDTTLITLAASGTAPVRWSASTAAGWLYLSQSSGTLAPGETLTIKMYVDHLREPSGHWHAQVAISPAGTVVTIDGYGTAPARPTHPTPPQSSAGPDPTPSSTPPTGPPSSPPPSSADPSPTPTAPSPPASPTPTPPPGSGTPSPSGS, from the coding sequence GTGATGAGCAGCAGTCCGGAGACCACGACCCGCACCACCGGCGCGCACAGAGCGCACGGCGAGGCGCGTGAAGCACGAGAGGCGCGGGAGGCGCGCGACCGCGCCGCCGCGCGCACCCTCGCCCACCGGCCGCCGGCACGCTACGAGCCGTACCTGGACGGACTGTTCACCTACTGCCTGTCGGTGCTGTGCGACCACGACGCGGCCACCGCCGCCCTCGGCGACGTCCTCGCGCTGGCCGAGCGGCGCGCGCACCGCGTCCCGGAGGCCGCCGCCGACCGCAGGGCCTGGCTGTACGCGCTGGCCCGCTGGGCGTGCCTGCGCGGGCTGGCCGAGGCCAAGCAGAAACGTCAGGCCAACCACGCGGCCGGCCGGTCCGGAGCCGCGAGCCGGGTCCCCGAGCCGTCCCTCGCCCCGGAGGTCCAGGAGCGGCGGCGCCGCGAACTCGGCCTGCTGGCCTGGCCGGAGGCGGCCGGCACGACCCCCGAGCAGCGTGAGGCGCTGGAGCTGGCCGTCCGCCACCACCTCACCGCGCACGAGGTCGCCGCCGTCCTCGGGATGGCGCCCGGCACCGCGCGCGACCTGCTCGCCTCCGCCGCCTGCGAGGTCGAGCGCACGCGTGCCGCCCTCGCCGTCGTCGAGACCGGCGGCTGTCCGGGCGTGGCCCACCTCACGGGTGACAGCGGGCTGGTCCTCAGCGCGGCCCTGCGCCGCGAGCTGGTCCGGCACGTGGACAACTGCCCGCGCTGCCGCCGCACCGCCGAGCGCGCCGACCCCGGCCGCTGGCCCGGCGCCACGGTCACCCCCGCCGAGCTGCCCGTCCTCGAGGCACCCCGCGCGGCACTGCACGTCGCCCTGGCCCACCACCCGCGCGCGCGTGGCGCGGCCGTACCCCGCTTCGACCGGCGCGGCTTCCCGATGGACCCCAAGGACCGCGCGGCCCGCCGTGACCGCCTGCGCGCGCGTGCGGTGACGACGACGGTCGTCGCCACCGTGGTGGCCGCGCCGGTCCTGGCCCTGTGGGCCGCCTACCGGGGCGCTCCCACGGCGGACGGGGACGGCCCCTCACCCACCGCGCGCGAGGCACAGGGCCCCGACGCCCTCGCCGGCGATCAGGGCGGTGGCTACGAGAACGCGGGCAACGCCAGCCCGAAGCCGGGCGCGCGGGCCGGCGACAACGGCAAGGCGGACGTCTCCGTGCAGGTCGTCAGCGTCGGCGGAGCCGGCGCGAAGGGCGCGGGGCGGCTCGACGTCGGTGCCGTGAACGACGGCGACACCACGCTGATCACCCTCGCCGCCTCGGGCACCGCCCCGGTCCGCTGGTCCGCGTCCACGGCGGCGGGCTGGCTCTACCTCAGCCAGTCCTCGGGAACCCTCGCGCCCGGCGAAACGTTGACGATCAAGATGTACGTCGACCACCTCCGTGAGCCCTCCGGCCACTGGCACGCGCAGGTGGCGATCTCCCCGGCCGGCACGGTGGTCACGATCGACGGCTACGGCACGGCCCCGGCCCGCCCGACGCACCCCACACCCCCGCAGTCCTCCGCCGGCCCGGACCCGACGCCCTCCAGCACTCCCCCCACAGGCCCCCCTTCGAGCCCGCCCCCGTCGTCAGCCGACCCGAGCCCGACACCCACGGCCCCGTCACCGCCCGCATCCCCGACACCCACTCCGCCGCCGGGCAGCGGGACACCGAGCCCCTCGGGGAGCTGA
- the radA gene encoding DNA repair protein RadA has translation MAARTKTTKDRPSYRCTECGWQTAKWLGRCPECQAWGTVEEYGTPAVRTTAPGRVTTSALPIGQVDGRQATARTTGVPELDRVLGGGLVPGAVVLLAGEPGVGKSTLLLDVAAKSASAEHRTLYVTGEESASQVRLRADRIGALDDHLYLAAETDLSAVLGHLDEVKPSLLILDSVQTVASPQIEGAPGGMAQVREVAGALIRASKDRGMSTLLVGHVTKDGAIAGPRLLEHLVDVVLHFEGDRHARLRLVRGVKNRYGATDEVGCFELHDEGITGLADPSGLFLTRRDEPVPGTCLTVTLEGRRPLVAEVQALTVDSQIPSPRRTTSGLETSRVSMMLAVLEQRGRISALGKRDIYSATVGGVKLSEPAADLAVALALASAASDTPLPKNLVAIGEVGLAGEVRRVTGVQRRLAEAHRLGFTHALVPTDPGKVPPGMKVLEVADMGDALRVLPRSRRREAPREAEDRR, from the coding sequence ATGGCTGCCCGTACGAAGACCACCAAGGACCGCCCGTCCTACCGCTGCACGGAGTGCGGCTGGCAGACGGCCAAGTGGCTCGGCCGCTGCCCGGAGTGCCAGGCCTGGGGCACGGTCGAGGAGTACGGCACGCCCGCGGTCCGCACGACGGCACCGGGCCGTGTCACCACCTCGGCGCTGCCCATCGGCCAGGTCGACGGCCGGCAGGCCACCGCCCGCACGACCGGCGTGCCCGAGCTGGACCGGGTGCTCGGCGGCGGTCTCGTGCCCGGAGCGGTCGTCCTGCTCGCGGGCGAGCCCGGCGTCGGCAAGTCCACCTTGCTGCTGGACGTGGCCGCCAAGTCCGCGAGCGCCGAGCACCGCACGCTCTATGTCACCGGCGAGGAGTCGGCGAGCCAGGTGCGGCTGCGCGCGGACCGCATCGGCGCGCTGGACGACCATCTGTACCTGGCCGCCGAGACCGACCTGTCCGCCGTGCTCGGCCACTTGGACGAGGTCAAGCCGTCCCTGCTGATCCTGGACTCGGTGCAGACGGTCGCCTCCCCCCAGATCGAGGGCGCGCCCGGCGGCATGGCCCAGGTGCGGGAGGTCGCCGGGGCGCTCATCCGGGCGTCCAAGGACCGGGGCATGTCCACACTGCTGGTGGGCCATGTCACCAAGGACGGCGCGATCGCGGGCCCCCGCCTCCTGGAGCACCTGGTGGACGTCGTCCTGCACTTCGAGGGCGACCGGCACGCGCGCCTGCGCCTGGTGCGCGGCGTGAAGAACCGCTACGGCGCCACGGACGAGGTCGGCTGCTTCGAGCTGCACGACGAGGGCATCACCGGCCTCGCCGACCCCAGCGGCCTGTTCCTGACCCGGCGGGACGAGCCGGTGCCGGGCACCTGCCTGACCGTCACCCTGGAGGGCCGCCGCCCGCTGGTGGCCGAGGTGCAGGCGCTGACCGTCGACTCGCAGATTCCCTCCCCGCGCCGTACGACGTCGGGCCTGGAGACCTCCCGGGTGTCGATGATGCTCGCGGTGCTGGAGCAGCGTGGCCGCATCAGCGCGCTCGGCAAGCGGGACATCTACTCCGCGACGGTGGGCGGGGTGAAGCTGTCCGAGCCGGCCGCCGACCTCGCCGTGGCGCTGGCGCTCGCCTCCGCCGCCAGCGACACCCCGCTGCCGAAGAACCTGGTGGCCATCGGCGAGGTGGGCCTCGCGGGCGAGGTCAGACGGGTCACGGGTGTGCAGCGCCGGCTCGCCGAGGCGCACCGGCTGGGCTTCACGCACGCGCTCGTGCCGACCGATCCGGGCAAGGTGCCGCCCGGTATGAAGGTCCTGGAAGTCGCGGACATGGGGGACGCGCTGCGGGTCCTGCCGCGCTCCCGTCGCCGAGAGGCCCCACGGGAGGCGGAGGACCGCCGGTAG
- the disA gene encoding DNA integrity scanning diadenylate cyclase DisA: protein MAANDRAAAPGKSGGSAGSDGLMRASLSAVAPGTALRDGLERVLRGNTGGLIVLGSDKTVEAMCTGGFVLDVEFTATRLRELCKLDGGIVLSSDLSKILRAGVQLVPDPTIPTEETGTRHRTADRVSKQVGFPVVSVSQSMRLIALYVDGQRRVLEDSAAILSRANQALATLERYKLRLDEVAGTLSALEIEDLVTVRDVSAVAQRLEMVRRIATEIAEYVVELGTDGRLLALQLEELIAGVEPDRELVVRDYVPEPTAKRSRTVEEALSELDALTHAELLELGTVARALGYTGSPETLDSAVSPRGFRLLAKVPRLPGAIIDRLVEHFGGLQKLLAASVDDLQTVDGVGEARARSVREGLSRLAESSILERYV, encoded by the coding sequence GTGGCAGCCAACGACCGGGCAGCAGCTCCCGGAAAGTCCGGTGGGAGTGCCGGTTCCGATGGCCTGATGCGCGCCTCGCTGAGCGCCGTGGCTCCCGGTACGGCCCTGCGTGACGGCCTCGAGCGCGTGCTGCGCGGCAACACCGGCGGGCTGATCGTCCTCGGCTCGGACAAGACGGTCGAGGCGATGTGCACGGGCGGTTTCGTGCTGGACGTGGAGTTCACCGCGACCCGGCTGCGGGAGCTGTGCAAGCTGGACGGCGGCATCGTCCTGTCGTCGGACCTGTCGAAGATCCTGCGCGCGGGCGTGCAGCTGGTGCCGGACCCGACGATCCCGACGGAGGAGACGGGCACCCGGCACCGTACGGCGGACCGGGTGAGCAAGCAGGTCGGTTTCCCCGTCGTCTCGGTCTCCCAGTCGATGCGCCTGATCGCCCTGTACGTGGACGGTCAGCGCCGCGTCCTGGAGGACTCGGCGGCGATCCTGTCCCGCGCGAACCAGGCACTGGCCACCCTGGAGCGGTACAAGCTCCGGCTGGACGAGGTGGCGGGCACGCTGTCGGCGCTGGAGATCGAGGACCTGGTGACGGTCCGGGACGTCTCCGCCGTCGCCCAGCGGCTGGAGATGGTCCGGCGCATCGCCACCGAAATCGCCGAATACGTGGTCGAACTGGGCACGGACGGCCGCCTTCTGGCCCTCCAGCTGGAGGAGCTGATCGCGGGCGTCGAGCCGGACCGCGAGCTGGTCGTACGGGACTACGTCCCCGAGCCGACGGCGAAGCGCTCCCGCACGGTCGAGGAGGCGCTGTCCGAGCTGGACGCGCTGACCCACGCGGAGCTGCTGGAACTCGGCACGGTGGCGCGTGCGCTCGGCTACACCGGATCTCCTGAGACGCTGGACTCCGCGGTGTCCCCGCGGGGCTTCCGGCTGCTGGCGAAGGTTCCGCGGCTGCCGGGCGCGATCATCGACCGGCTGGTGGAGCATTTCGGCGGCCTGCAGAAGCTGCTCGCCGCGAGCGTCGATGACCTGCAGACCGTGGACGGTGTGGGCGAGGCCCGGGCGCGCAGCGTGCGGGAGGGACTGTCGCGGCTGGCGGAGTCCTCGATTCTCGAGCGGTACGTCTAG
- a CDS encoding A/G-specific adenine glycosylase, protein MTEKLHTPVIAWFDTHARDLPWRRPEAGPWGVMVSEFMLQQTPVNRVLPVYEEWLARWPRPADLAKEAPGEAVRAWGRLGYPRRALRLHGAAVAITERHGGDVPTDHAQLLALPGIGEYTAAAVASFAYGQRHAVLDTNVRRVFARAVVGVQYPPNATTAAERRLARELLPEDEKTAARWAAASMELGALVCTAKNEGCAQCPIASQCAWRLAGKPEHVGPPRRGQTYAGTDRQVRGKLLAVLREAHAPVPQAVLDRVWHEPVQRARALDGLVTDGLVEPLPGGLYRLPLS, encoded by the coding sequence ATGACTGAGAAGCTTCACACCCCCGTGATCGCCTGGTTCGACACCCATGCCCGCGACCTGCCCTGGCGCCGCCCGGAGGCGGGCCCGTGGGGTGTGATGGTCAGCGAGTTCATGCTCCAGCAGACCCCGGTCAACCGGGTGCTGCCGGTGTACGAGGAGTGGCTGGCCCGCTGGCCGCGCCCCGCCGACCTCGCCAAGGAGGCGCCGGGCGAGGCGGTGCGCGCCTGGGGCAGGCTCGGCTATCCGCGCCGGGCGCTCAGGCTGCACGGCGCCGCGGTCGCCATAACGGAACGGCACGGCGGGGACGTACCGACGGACCACGCACAGCTGCTGGCGCTGCCCGGGATCGGCGAGTACACGGCCGCCGCGGTGGCCTCGTTCGCGTACGGGCAGCGGCATGCGGTGCTGGACACCAATGTGCGCCGGGTCTTCGCGCGGGCGGTGGTGGGGGTGCAGTACCCGCCGAACGCGACCACGGCCGCCGAGCGCAGGCTCGCCCGTGAACTGCTGCCCGAGGACGAGAAGACGGCTGCGCGCTGGGCCGCCGCCTCCATGGAGCTGGGCGCACTGGTGTGCACGGCGAAGAACGAGGGGTGCGCGCAGTGCCCCATCGCCTCGCAGTGCGCCTGGCGGCTGGCCGGCAAGCCGGAGCACGTGGGGCCACCGCGCCGCGGGCAGACGTACGCAGGCACGGACCGCCAGGTGCGCGGCAAGCTGCTGGCCGTGTTGCGGGAGGCGCACGCGCCGGTGCCGCAGGCCGTGCTGGACCGGGTGTGGCACGAGCCGGTGCAGCGCGCCCGCGCGCTCGACGGGCTTGTCACCGACGGTCTGGTGGAGCCACTGCCCGGTGGTCTGTATCGGCTGCCGCTGAGCTGA
- a CDS encoding SigE family RNA polymerase sigma factor, whose translation MAQGEVLEFEEYVRSRQDALLRSARRLVPDPVDAQDLLQTALVRTYGRWEGIADKRLADAYLRRVMINTRTEWWRARKLEEVPTEQLPDASVDDSTEQHADRALLMDIMKVLAPKQRSVVVLRHWEQMSTEETAAALGMSAGTVKSTLHRALARLREELEARDLDARALEREERERCAA comes from the coding sequence ATGGCGCAGGGCGAGGTGCTCGAATTCGAGGAGTACGTCCGCTCCAGGCAGGACGCGCTGCTGCGCAGCGCCCGCCGGCTGGTCCCGGACCCGGTCGACGCCCAGGACCTGCTGCAGACCGCGCTGGTGCGGACGTACGGCCGCTGGGAGGGCATCGCCGACAAGCGGCTGGCCGACGCCTACCTGCGCCGCGTCATGATCAACACGCGGACCGAGTGGTGGCGGGCCCGCAAGCTGGAGGAGGTCCCGACCGAGCAGCTGCCGGACGCCTCCGTGGACGACTCCACCGAACAGCATGCCGACCGGGCTCTGCTGATGGACATCATGAAGGTACTCGCGCCGAAACAGCGCAGTGTTGTAGTACTGCGACACTGGGAGCAGATGTCCACGGAGGAGACGGCCGCCGCCCTCGGCATGTCGGCCGGTACGGTCAAGAGCACGCTGCACCGGGCGCTCGCCCGGCTCCGCGAGGAGCTGGAGGCCCGCGATCTGGACGCACGCGCGCTGGAGCGTGAGGAGCGGGAGCGTTGCGCGGCCTGA
- the cseB gene encoding two-component system response regulator CseB — MAEQTHVLFVEDDDVIREATQLALERDGFAVTAMPDGLSGLEAFRADRPDIALLDVMVPGLDGVSLCRRIRDESTVPVIMLSARADSIDVVLGLEAGADDYVTKPFDGAVLVARIRAVLRRFGHAGGGAQGEQAADEVSGGVLTFGDLEIDTEGMEVRRAERPVALTPTEMRLLLEFSSAPGTVLSRDKLLERVWDYGWGGDTRVVDVHVQRLRQKIGQDRIETVRGFGYKLKA, encoded by the coding sequence ATGGCAGAGCAGACCCACGTCCTGTTCGTCGAGGACGACGACGTCATCCGTGAGGCCACCCAGCTCGCCCTGGAGCGGGACGGCTTCGCGGTCACCGCCATGCCCGACGGCCTGTCCGGCCTGGAGGCGTTCCGGGCCGACCGCCCCGACATCGCGCTGCTGGACGTCATGGTCCCCGGCCTGGACGGCGTCAGCCTGTGCCGGCGGATCCGGGACGAGTCGACCGTGCCGGTGATCATGCTGTCGGCGCGCGCCGACTCCATCGACGTCGTCCTCGGCCTGGAGGCGGGCGCCGACGACTATGTGACCAAGCCGTTCGACGGCGCCGTGCTGGTCGCCCGGATCCGGGCGGTGCTGCGCCGCTTCGGGCACGCGGGCGGCGGCGCGCAGGGCGAGCAGGCCGCGGACGAGGTGTCCGGCGGCGTGCTCACCTTCGGCGACCTGGAGATCGACACCGAGGGCATGGAGGTGCGCCGGGCCGAGCGGCCGGTGGCGCTCACTCCCACCGAGATGCGTCTGCTGCTGGAGTTCTCCTCCGCGCCGGGCACCGTGCTCTCCCGCGACAAGCTGCTGGAGCGCGTGTGGGACTACGGCTGGGGCGGGGACACCCGGGTCGTCGACGTCCATGTGCAGCGGCTGCGCCAGAAGATCGGCCAGGACCGGATCGAGACGGTCCGCGGCTTCGGCTACAAGCTGAAGGCCTGA